The proteins below come from a single Tissierella sp. MB52-C2 genomic window:
- a CDS encoding transposase has product MHNIIEEMNLKFLDSAYSNKGRKPAVESKTMLKILVFAYINRKYSARDIEDACKYDIRFRWLLDNGKSPDHVTINRFRNKIYPFMDEILHQLVNLLVEQGEMDLKVYT; this is encoded by the coding sequence GTGCACAATATTATTGAGGAGATGAATTTAAAGTTTTTAGATAGTGCCTACTCTAATAAAGGTAGAAAACCAGCTGTAGAATCAAAAACCATGTTGAAAATTCTAGTTTTTGCATACATAAATAGAAAATATTCAGCTAGAGATATTGAAGATGCCTGTAAATATGATATTCGATTCAGATGGCTTTTAGATAATGGAAAATCCCCTGATCATGTAACCATCAATAGATTTAGGAATAAGATATATCCTTTCATGGATGAAATATTACATCAACTAGTAAACTTACTAGTAGAACAAGGAGAAATGGATTTAAAAGTGTATACATAG
- a CDS encoding TetR/AcrR family transcriptional regulator, with the protein MPQATFFNLSDDKRNLIISAAIDEFSSASYSAASINQICKKSNIAKGSFYQYFTDKMDLYVYIMTLAIEEKIRFFSVILREFHTLSLLEQFRLLFIKGIEFAKDYPQYAALGEQFSKENNQLAKSSVIKAGYKQSESLFIKMIDHAKSKGEIDSKVDSLALSMIFQSLNNSVNEYMLNKFGNVRYEQYEEDVSNFVDSLLSIIFNGIQNKI; encoded by the coding sequence ATGCCACAAGCAACATTTTTTAATTTATCAGATGACAAAAGAAATTTAATAATCTCTGCTGCCATAGATGAGTTTTCTTCAGCTAGCTATAGTGCAGCCAGTATAAACCAAATATGCAAGAAATCAAATATTGCTAAAGGAAGCTTTTATCAATATTTCACTGATAAGATGGATTTATATGTTTATATAATGACTTTAGCTATTGAAGAAAAGATTAGGTTTTTCTCGGTGATCCTAAGAGAATTTCATACCTTATCACTATTAGAGCAATTTCGTTTGCTTTTTATCAAAGGTATTGAATTTGCAAAAGATTATCCTCAATACGCTGCCTTAGGAGAACAATTTTCCAAAGAAAATAATCAATTAGCTAAATCATCGGTTATTAAAGCAGGATATAAACAATCAGAATCACTATTTATAAAAATGATAGACCATGCAAAATCTAAAGGTGAAATAGACAGTAAAGTTGATTCTTTAGCCTTAAGCATGATATTTCAATCTTTGAATAATTCGGTTAATGAATATATGCTTAATAAGTTTGGGAATGTGAGGTATGAGCAATATGAAGAAGATGTGAGTAATTTTGTAGATTCTCTCTTAAGTATTATATTTAACGGAATTCAAAACAAAATTTAA
- the vanR gene encoding VanR-ABDEGLN family response regulator transcription factor produces MHTKILVVEDEKEIANLIELYLKNENFIVFKCYTGAEAMKVIETEHLDMAILDVMLPDIDGFSICQKIRDSYNFPIIMLTAKDEEIDKITGLTLGADDYITKPFRPLELVARVKAQLRRFTKYNQLDKSQNEDIISIAGLVIDKNTHECFLNEKPLFLTPTEFSILWVLCENKGQVVSSDRLFHEVWGDKYFSSSNNTIMVHIRHLREKMNDSAEDPKYIKTVWGVGYKIES; encoded by the coding sequence ATGCATACAAAAATTTTAGTAGTTGAAGACGAAAAAGAAATTGCTAATTTAATTGAATTATATCTAAAAAATGAAAATTTTATAGTGTTCAAATGTTATACAGGAGCAGAAGCAATGAAAGTTATAGAAACTGAACACTTGGATATGGCTATTTTAGACGTCATGCTCCCAGATATAGATGGATTTTCCATTTGTCAAAAAATACGAGACTCTTATAATTTTCCAATCATTATGTTGACTGCAAAAGATGAAGAAATAGATAAAATCACGGGTTTGACATTAGGTGCAGATGATTATATTACAAAGCCATTTCGACCACTAGAGCTAGTAGCTCGAGTAAAGGCTCAATTAAGAAGGTTCACGAAATATAACCAATTAGACAAATCCCAAAATGAAGACATAATTTCTATAGCAGGGCTGGTAATAGACAAAAATACTCATGAGTGTTTTTTAAATGAAAAACCATTGTTCTTGACTCCTACTGAATTTTCAATTTTGTGGGTTTTATGTGAGAACAAAGGTCAGGTCGTAAGTTCTGACAGGTTATTCCATGAAGTTTGGGGGGATAAATACTTTAGCAGCAGTAACAACACCATTATGGTTCACATTAGACACTTAAGAGAAAAAATGAATGATTCAGCTGAAGATCCAAAATATATCAAAACTGTATGGGGAGTTGGTTATAAAATTGAAAGCTAA
- a CDS encoding transposase — protein MLEEWLDKLNIYEKHLNILDERNSYSKTDKDATFMRLKDDHMKNGQLKPAYNIQCATNGGYIVDIEGFSNPTDVRTLVPFMDKLLKKYDTKINRVVADSGYESEENYLYLRKKKIKPFIKPLNYEVKKTRKYRNDISRKENMIYYKVEDYYICHNNKKLKFEKRIYRKNKYGFKSESKVYLCNDCLNCIYSSDCINMKNKTGLKRIYVSEGFEELRKESEKIYNDRRRNYRKT, from the coding sequence ATGTTGGAAGAGTGGCTTGATAAGCTAAATATATATGAAAAACATTTGAATATACTTGATGAAAGAAACAGCTATTCAAAAACAGATAAAGATGCAACTTTCATGAGATTAAAAGATGACCATATGAAAAATGGTCAGTTAAAACCTGCTTACAATATTCAATGTGCAACGAATGGCGGGTATATTGTAGATATAGAGGGATTTAGTAATCCTACAGATGTGAGAACCTTAGTTCCTTTTATGGATAAACTTCTAAAAAAATATGATACAAAAATAAATAGAGTTGTAGCAGACTCAGGCTATGAAAGTGAGGAAAATTATCTTTATCTAAGAAAAAAGAAAATAAAACCTTTCATAAAACCCTTAAATTATGAAGTAAAAAAGACAAGAAAATATAGAAATGACATATCAAGAAAAGAGAATATGATTTACTATAAAGTAGAAGATTACTATATTTGTCATAATAATAAAAAGCTTAAATTCGAAAAGAGAATATATAGAAAAAATAAATATGGATTTAAAAGTGAGTCTAAGGTTTATCTATGCAATGACTGTCTAAATTGTATATATTCTAGTGATTGCATCAATATGAAAAACAAAACTGGATTGAAACGCATATATGTTTCTGAAGGATTTGAAGAATTAAGAAAAGAATCAGAAAAAATATATAATGACAGAAGAAGGAATTACAGAAAGACTTAA
- a CDS encoding transposase: MTEEGITERLNRSIQSEGVFSYIKSGMQYLRFKHRGMEKVISEIKLLSVAINIRKLSSKIKADKLGFIRYKEVI; this comes from the coding sequence ATGACAGAAGAAGGAATTACAGAAAGACTTAATCGTTCAATTCAGTCAGAAGGAGTATTTTCATATATAAAATCAGGAATGCAATATTTAAGATTTAAACATAGAGGTATGGAAAAAGTTATTTCAGAAATAAAGTTACTAAGTGTCGCAATAAATATAAGAAAACTAAGTAGTAAAATAAAGGCAGACAAATTAGGTTTTATCCGATATAAAGAAGTGATTTAG
- a CDS encoding methyl-accepting chemotaxis protein, with translation MKSIKARMLLSILMVILVIFVVTIGFIARSSYKIQERETFNYTKAETEKFVEMAQDELIKAISTTKTTAEMFGGMKQNGIEDRSELLVILKNIIEKNPNFVGMWTVWEPNALDGKDIEYINTPNHDETGRFIPYWNRGSGNLVLEKTSDTYKNYDESGLWYQASRETMKDIVSEPSTYTLQGESVTLVSITSPIIYNNEAIGVVGVDIALNRIQEIVSDIKIFESGYAQLISANGTIVGHLDPDLIGKNAFEIFGDEELQEVIINGESTRIEKKADSIYPRRYLIVEPLTTDGYSNNWALMLIVPHNEIFKELTNSIKITVITAIIGIIILGFAILMITKSISTPIVELSKNIEKISNFDLSYDNDSKTAEYLDRKDEIGLITKSLSIMQKNLIVLVKDIADSSQQVAASSEELTANMNQSAITSEEVARAIEEIAGAASSQAIDTEKAATDIDTLAQGIEDNRRNADELNHTAGEVNNLKNQGLNTVKELLDKTNTTTVSIGEVYKIILNTNQSTEKIKNASEMIKNIADQTNLLALNAAIEAARAGEAGRGFAVVADEIRKLAEGSTSFSGEITSIIDKLAAEIEYAVNTIAKVEEIVKSQNETVDMTNEQFQGIALAIEAVELSVASIRNSSIEMESKKDGIIGVLQNLSAIAEENAAGTEEASASVEEQVASIEEVLNASEALSKLADEMQLSISKFKY, from the coding sequence ATGAAATCGATTAAAGCTAGAATGTTATTAAGTATTTTAATGGTTATATTAGTTATCTTTGTAGTAACTATTGGTTTTATTGCAAGAAGTTCTTATAAAATTCAAGAAAGAGAAACATTTAATTATACAAAGGCAGAAACAGAAAAGTTTGTAGAAATGGCTCAAGATGAACTTATAAAAGCTATATCTACAACCAAGACAACAGCAGAAATGTTTGGAGGGATGAAGCAAAATGGAATAGAAGATAGAAGTGAATTACTTGTAATCCTAAAAAACATTATTGAAAAGAACCCTAATTTTGTTGGTATGTGGACAGTTTGGGAACCTAATGCTTTGGATGGGAAGGATATAGAATATATAAATACTCCTAATCATGATGAAACAGGTAGATTTATTCCATACTGGAATAGAGGTAGTGGAAATCTAGTGTTGGAAAAGACAAGTGATACCTATAAAAACTATGATGAAAGTGGTCTATGGTATCAAGCCTCTAGAGAAACGATGAAAGATATTGTGTCTGAACCTTCCACTTACACTTTGCAAGGAGAATCTGTAACGCTAGTATCCATTACATCTCCAATCATATATAACAATGAGGCTATAGGAGTTGTGGGGGTAGATATTGCATTAAATAGAATACAGGAAATTGTCTCTGATATCAAGATATTTGAAAGTGGATATGCTCAGTTGATTTCTGCAAATGGCACTATTGTAGGACATTTAGATCCAGATTTAATTGGCAAAAATGCTTTTGAGATATTTGGGGATGAGGAACTTCAAGAAGTGATTATAAATGGCGAGAGTACACGAATAGAAAAAAAAGCAGATTCCATCTACCCACGAAGATATTTAATAGTAGAACCATTAACTACAGATGGATATAGTAATAACTGGGCGTTGATGCTTATAGTTCCTCATAATGAAATATTTAAGGAACTAACTAATTCCATAAAGATTACTGTAATTACTGCCATAATTGGTATTATAATACTAGGATTTGCAATATTAATGATTACAAAGTCAATTAGTACACCAATAGTTGAGTTATCAAAAAATATTGAAAAAATATCAAACTTTGATTTAAGTTATGATAATGACAGCAAGACTGCGGAATATTTAGATAGGAAGGATGAAATTGGCTTAATCACCAAATCATTATCCATAATGCAGAAAAATCTTATAGTGTTAGTAAAAGACATAGCAGATAGTTCCCAACAAGTGGCGGCTTCATCAGAGGAGTTGACTGCGAATATGAACCAATCTGCAATAACCTCTGAAGAAGTTGCTAGAGCCATAGAGGAAATTGCAGGAGCAGCCAGTTCTCAGGCAATAGATACAGAAAAAGCTGCAACTGATATAGATACACTTGCTCAAGGTATTGAAGATAATCGTCGTAATGCAGATGAATTAAATCATACGGCAGGGGAAGTGAATAATTTAAAAAACCAAGGATTAAATACTGTAAAAGAACTTTTAGATAAAACAAATACAACTACTGTATCTATTGGAGAAGTATATAAAATAATATTAAATACTAATCAAAGCACTGAAAAGATAAAAAATGCCAGTGAAATGATCAAAAATATTGCAGACCAAACAAACTTACTCGCTTTAAATGCTGCAATAGAAGCAGCTAGAGCTGGAGAAGCAGGAAGGGGTTTTGCTGTTGTAGCAGATGAAATTAGGAAATTAGCAGAAGGATCTACATCTTTTTCTGGAGAGATTACCTCTATTATAGATAAATTAGCTGCAGAAATTGAATATGCCGTAAATACTATTGCGAAAGTAGAAGAAATAGTAAAATCTCAAAATGAAACAGTAGATATGACCAATGAACAATTCCAAGGAATTGCTTTAGCTATAGAAGCTGTAGAATTATCAGTAGCATCTATTAGAAATTCTAGTATAGAAATGGAGTCAAAGAAAGATGGGATCATAGGAGTATTACAAAACTTATCAGCCATAGCAGAAGAAAATGCAGCTGGAACAGAGGAAGCATCAGCATCTGTTGAAGAACAAGTAGCCTCTATCGAGGAAGTTTTAAATGCAAGTGAAGCATTATCAAAACTGGCTGATGAAATGCAATTGAGCATTTCAAAGTTTAAATACTAA
- a CDS encoding DUF6709 family protein, with product MEIHESQMLSLLKKKGKNIAILRTVIIFAIIIAYFIYSDFAPIKLIQGPTPLGDINVVDYKNQYVTVEMALSLGAYMDTFSTDEKTNISTTIKSAYVIPI from the coding sequence ATGGAAATTCATGAATCTCAAATGTTATCTTTATTAAAGAAGAAAGGAAAAAACATAGCTATACTTAGAACAGTTATTATTTTTGCTATTATTATTGCATATTTTATCTACTCTGATTTTGCACCTATTAAATTAATTCAGGGACCTACACCGTTGGGAGATATCAATGTTGTTGACTATAAGAATCAATATGTAACAGTAGAAATGGCTCTATCACTTGGTGCCTATATGGATACCTTCTCCACTGATGAGAAAACCAATATTTCAACCACCATAAAATCTGCCTATGTAATACCTATTTAG
- a CDS encoding N-acetyltransferase, producing MIKELNKSKIDHIMKIWLEENISTHDFISKDYWKTNYEFVKNALPESTVLVYEDGGEIKGFIGIIENSYIAGLFVSNKYQNEGIGSKLLERCKEDYFVLSLDVYAKNLKAINFYKKHGFKVKKEKENDETKEKEYSMIWKL from the coding sequence ATGATAAAAGAATTAAACAAATCTAAAATAGATCATATAATGAAAATCTGGCTTGAAGAAAATATTAGCACACATGATTTTATTTCCAAAGACTATTGGAAGACGAACTATGAATTTGTCAAGAATGCTCTACCAGAGTCTACTGTCCTTGTCTATGAAGATGGTGGTGAAATAAAAGGTTTCATAGGTATTATAGAAAACTCATATATCGCAGGATTATTTGTTTCTAATAAATATCAGAATGAAGGTATAGGAAGTAAATTACTCGAAAGATGTAAAGAAGATTATTTTGTCTTAAGCTTAGATGTTTATGCTAAAAATTTAAAGGCTATAAATTTTTATAAGAAGCATGGATTTAAAGTCAAAAAAGAGAAAGAAAATGATGAAACTAAGGAAAAAGAATATTCAATGATATGGAAGTTGTAA